A DNA window from Jaculus jaculus isolate mJacJac1 chromosome 1, mJacJac1.mat.Y.cur, whole genome shotgun sequence contains the following coding sequences:
- the Gcnt1 gene encoding beta-1,3-galactosyl-O-glycosyl-glycoprotein beta-1,6-N-acetylglucosaminyltransferase, whose amino-acid sequence MLRNLLRRRLFSYPAKYYFMGLVLSLITFSVLRIHQKPDFVSVRNLELVGENPSSNINCTKVLQGDGDEIHKVKLEILTVKFRKRPRWTPYDYINMTSDCTSFIKMRKYITEPLSREEANFPIAYSIVVHHKIEMLDRLLRAIYMPQNFYCIHVDKKSEETFLAAVKGIASCFSNVFVASQLENVVYASWSRVQADLNCMQDLYRMSARWRYLINLCGMDFPIKTNLEIVRKLKSLMGENNLETEKMPSNKEERWKKHYAIVNGKLTNMGTAKVRPPLQTPLFSGSAYFVVSREYVGYVLENENIQRFMEWAQDTYSPDEYLWATIQRIPEVPGSLSLSHKYDLSDMNAVVRFVKWQYFEGDVSKGAPYPPCSGVHVRSVCIFGAGDLSWMLRKHHFFANKFDMDIDPFAIHCLDEHLRHKALETLEH is encoded by the coding sequence ATGCTGAGAAACTTGTTGCGGAGAAGACTTTTCTCTTATCCTGCCAAGTACTACTTCATGGGTCTTGTTCTCTCTCTAATTACTTTCTCTGTTTTAAGAATTCATCAGAAGCCTGACTTTGTTAGTGTCAGAAACTTGGAGCTTGTTGGAGAGAATCCTAGTAGCAATATTAATTGCACTAAAGTGTTACAGGGTGATGGAGATGAAATCCACAAGGTGAAGCTTGAGATACTAACAGTGAAATTTCGAAAACGCCCTCGGTGGACACCATATGACTATATAAACATGACCAGCGACTGCACCTCTTTCATCAAGATGCGCAAATATATTACAGAACCCCTCAGTAGAGAAGAAGCGAACTTCCCAATTGCATATTCCATAGTGGTTCATCACAAGATTGAAATGCTTGACAGGCTCCTAAGGGCCATCTACATGCCTCAGAATTTCTACTGCATCCACGTGGACAAGAAATCAGAGGAGACCTTCTTAGCTGCGGTGAAGGGCATTGCCTCCTGTTTCAGTAACGTCTTTGTGGCCAGCCAGTTGGAGAATGTGGTTTATGCATCATGGAGCCGAGTTCAGGCCGACCTCAACTGCATGCAGGACCTCTACCGAATGAGTGCGCGCTGGAGATACTTGATCAATCTGTGTGGGATGGATTTTCCTATTAAAACCAACCTCGAGATTGTCAGGAAGCTCAAGTCACTCATGGGAGAAAACAACCTAGAAACGGAGAAGATGCCATCCAATAAAgaagaaaggtggaaaaagcatTATGCCATTGTGAATGGGAAGCTGACGAACATGGGGACTGCCAAAGTGCGGCCCCCACTCCAAACCCCTCTGTTTTCAGGCAGTGCCTACTTTGTGGTCAGTAGAGAATATGTGGGCTATGTGCTAGAGAATGAAAACATCCAGAGATTTATGGAATGGGCGCAGGACACTTATAGCCCAGATGAGTACCTCTGGGCCACTATCCAAAGGATCCCTGAGGTCCCTGGCTCACTCTCCTTAAGCCACAAATACGACTTGTCTGACATGAATGCTGTTGTGAGGTTTGTCAAGTGGCAGTACTTTGAAGGTGATGTTTCTAAGGGAGCCCCCTACCCACCCTGCAGTGGGGTCCACGTGCGCTCCGTGTGCATCTTTGGAGCTGGGGACTTGAGCTGGATGCTGCGAAAACACCACTTTTTTGCCAATAAGTTTGATATGGATATCGACCCCTTTGCCATCCACTGTTTGGATGAGCATCTGCGGCATAAAGCCCTGGAGACTTTGGAACACTGA